The following are from one region of the Stanieria cyanosphaera PCC 7437 genome:
- the purB gene encoding adenylosuccinate lyase, translating to MIERYTLPEMGEIWTDNYKFKTWLQVEIAVCSAQAELGYIPQAAVEEIKAKANFDPNRVLEIEAEVRHDVIAFLTNVNEYVGDAGRYIHLGLTSSDVLDTGLALQLVASLNLILEKLEELIQAIRYQAQQHRYTVMVGRSHGIHAEPITFGFKLAGWLAEVLRNRDRLVRLRKDIAVGKISGAVGTYANIEPQVEAIACQKLGLEPDTASTQVISRDRHAEYVQQLALLGASIERFAVEIRNLQRTDVLEVEEFFTKKQKGSSAMPHKRNPIRSERLTGMARIIRGNAMAALENVALWHERDISHSAVERVILPDSCILIHFMLKETTSLVKNLLVYPDNMKRNMNVYGGVIFSQRVLLALVEKGMSREEAYRVVQGCAHTAWNTIDGDFRKLISQDETVNQFLSAEEISACFDPQHHLRNLDEIYQRLGI from the coding sequence GTGATTGAACGGTATACTCTGCCCGAAATGGGCGAAATTTGGACTGATAACTATAAATTTAAAACCTGGTTACAAGTAGAAATAGCAGTCTGCTCCGCGCAAGCTGAACTAGGTTATATTCCTCAAGCAGCAGTAGAAGAAATTAAAGCTAAAGCTAATTTTGATCCTAACCGCGTTTTAGAAATAGAAGCAGAAGTTCGCCACGATGTGATTGCTTTTTTGACTAACGTTAATGAATATGTAGGTGACGCAGGTAGATATATTCATTTGGGTTTAACCAGTTCCGATGTCTTAGATACTGGTTTAGCTTTACAATTAGTTGCTAGTCTCAATTTAATTTTAGAAAAGTTAGAAGAACTGATTCAAGCGATTCGCTATCAAGCACAACAACACCGTTATACAGTGATGGTAGGTCGTTCTCATGGTATTCATGCAGAACCAATCACTTTTGGTTTTAAACTAGCAGGATGGTTAGCAGAAGTATTACGCAATCGCGATCGCTTGGTGAGATTGAGAAAAGATATTGCCGTGGGTAAAATTTCGGGGGCAGTTGGTACTTATGCGAATATCGAACCTCAAGTAGAAGCGATCGCCTGTCAAAAATTAGGTTTAGAACCCGATACTGCTTCAACTCAAGTCATTTCTCGCGATCGTCATGCCGAATACGTTCAACAACTTGCTTTACTAGGAGCTTCAATCGAACGTTTTGCTGTCGAAATTCGCAACTTACAACGGACAGATGTTTTAGAAGTAGAAGAATTTTTTACCAAAAAACAAAAAGGTTCTTCGGCAATGCCCCATAAACGTAACCCCATTCGTTCAGAACGTTTAACAGGGATGGCAAGAATTATCCGAGGCAATGCTATGGCAGCTTTAGAAAATGTTGCTCTTTGGCACGAACGAGATATTTCCCATAGTGCAGTAGAACGAGTAATCTTACCTGATAGCTGTATCTTAATTCATTTCATGCTCAAGGAAACTACTAGTTTAGTTAAAAATTTACTGGTTTATCCTGACAATATGAAACGAAATATGAATGTTTATGGAGGGGTAATTTTCTCCCAAAGAGTCTTACTCGCTTTAGTAGAAAAAGGAATGAGTCGAGAAGAAGCTTATCGAGTTGTGCAAGGATGCGCCCATACAGCTTGGAATACTATTGATGGAGATTTTCGTAAGTTAATTAGTCAAGATGAGACAGTCAATCAATTCTTATCTGCTGAAGAAATTAGTGCTTGTTTTGACCCTCAACATCATCTTCGCAATCTAGACGAGATTTATCAACGACTTGGAATTTAG
- the arsC gene encoding arsenate reductase, glutathione/glutaredoxin type encodes MLEQKKGKVSVTSSGLESSQVNPTAIEVMSEIGIDISDQTSDPLSDFQAEDYDAVVSLCGCGVNLPPEWVTREIFQDWQLDDPDGQPIETFRPSRGNERLAVGGCQRS; translated from the coding sequence TTGTTAGAACAAAAAAAGGGAAAAGTTAGCGTGACTTCTTCAGGACTAGAATCAAGTCAAGTTAATCCTACGGCAATAGAAGTAATGTCAGAAATTGGGATTGATATCAGCGATCAAACTTCTGATCCTCTTAGTGATTTTCAAGCAGAAGATTATGACGCTGTCGTATCTCTTTGTGGTTGTGGTGTTAATTTACCACCAGAATGGGTAACCAGAGAAATTTTTCAAGATTGGCAATTAGACGATCCTGACGGACAACCAATTGAAACCTTTCGGCCTTCGCGAGGTAACGAGCGTTTAGCGGTGGGAGGATGTCAAAGGAGTTAG
- a CDS encoding MBL fold metallo-hydrolase, with amino-acid sequence MALILEQINIEGIAQLSYLIGDDQAGVVAVIDPRRDVDVYLQKARALGVRITQIIESHIHADFVSGSHELQARIGAPIYVGKSDDYKFEAQQLTEGDELHLGNVTLRVLHTPGHTPEHISLLVFDSQQGTEPFGIFTGDTLFNLDVGRPDLVGAGTEKDLAAKLYHSLFDKILPLGDRLEVYPCHGAGSSCGKSIGDRRQTTIGNERVFSDAFKQRTEAEFVEWILSDLPEPPTHYRRLKKINAQGAKVMGCVPTLQPLSVEEFQGKMAEQNVVVIDTRSILAFGGGHIPGAINISLLPAFPNWVGWMIDPEKEILLVIESQRDLCLITEQLFRLGYDNLAGYLHNGMTSWQNAGLPLQRIEELTVQELSQHTNDSEITILDVRSDSEYQNGFIPGAKHIYLPHLEEHLEKLEPNQKIAVYCGTGYRASIAASLLQKHGFERVINIPGSWKAWKNANLPVQKPR; translated from the coding sequence ATGGCATTAATTTTAGAACAGATCAACATCGAAGGCATTGCTCAACTATCCTATCTAATAGGAGACGACCAAGCAGGGGTCGTTGCCGTAATCGATCCGCGTCGTGATGTAGATGTATATTTACAAAAGGCGCGAGCACTTGGTGTTAGAATTACTCAGATTATCGAAAGTCATATCCACGCGGACTTTGTTTCTGGTTCTCACGAACTCCAAGCCCGTATTGGCGCACCAATTTATGTAGGTAAAAGCGATGATTATAAGTTTGAAGCTCAACAGCTAACTGAGGGAGACGAACTACATCTTGGTAACGTTACTCTTCGGGTTCTTCATACTCCTGGACATACCCCCGAACATATTTCTTTGCTTGTTTTTGACTCTCAACAAGGGACAGAACCTTTTGGTATTTTTACTGGCGATACTTTATTTAATTTAGATGTAGGTAGACCAGACCTAGTTGGAGCAGGAACAGAAAAAGATTTAGCAGCCAAACTGTATCATTCTTTATTTGATAAAATTTTACCTTTGGGCGATCGCTTGGAAGTTTATCCTTGTCACGGTGCGGGTTCTTCTTGTGGTAAATCAATAGGTGACCGCAGACAAACTACGATCGGAAATGAGCGAGTTTTTAGCGATGCTTTTAAACAGCGAACTGAAGCAGAATTTGTCGAGTGGATTTTGAGCGATTTACCCGAACCACCTACTCATTATCGACGTTTGAAGAAGATTAACGCTCAAGGTGCGAAGGTAATGGGTTGTGTACCAACTTTACAACCCCTATCGGTAGAAGAATTTCAAGGAAAGATGGCAGAGCAAAACGTTGTTGTCATCGACACTCGTTCGATTCTAGCTTTTGGTGGTGGACATATCCCTGGTGCAATTAATATTTCTCTGCTTCCTGCTTTTCCTAATTGGGTTGGTTGGATGATTGACCCAGAAAAAGAAATTTTGCTAGTAATAGAAAGTCAACGGGATCTTTGCCTGATCACTGAACAGTTATTTCGTCTAGGTTACGATAACCTAGCTGGCTATTTGCATAATGGAATGACTAGTTGGCAAAATGCAGGATTGCCTCTACAGCGTATAGAAGAGTTAACAGTCCAAGAGTTGAGTCAACACACAAATGATTCAGAAATAACTATTTTGGACGTAAGAAGCGACAGTGAATATCAAAACGGCTTCATCCCTGGAGCAAAACACATTTATTTACCCCATCTAGAAGAACATTTGGAGAAGTTAGAGCCAAATCAAAAAATTGCCGTTTACTGTGGTACTGGCTATCGGGCTTCGATTGCAGCTAGTCTTTTACAAAAACATGGATTTGAGCGTGTAATTAATATTCCTGGCTCTTGGAAAGCTTGGAAAAATGCCAATCTGCCTGTTCAAAAACCTAGATAA
- a CDS encoding restriction endonuclease subunit S domain-containing protein, which yields MILNERQYGITKTKIKEFEQAQAKLINSPVPENRNEQLRHKAYLDTINNQLEVLRREIQEYEELKKGDIKIRNRNRA from the coding sequence ATGATTTTGAACGAACGTCAATACGGCATTACTAAAACCAAAATCAAAGAATTTGAACAGGCTCAAGCTAAACTTATCAATAGTCCTGTTCCAGAAAATCGCAATGAGCAATTGCGTCACAAAGCTTATCTGGATACTATTAATAATCAACTTGAGGTATTGAGGCGGGAAATACAAGAATACGAAGAACTCAAAAAAGGTGATATCAAGATAAGAAATAGAAACAGGGCGTAA
- a CDS encoding 2-phosphosulfolactate phosphatase family protein, producing MKLFVYHTPELTPTDCLPDCAVVVDVLRATTTIATALNAGAEAVQAFKDLDELMNKSAAWLPEKRLRAGERGGQKVENCDLGNSPLDCTPKLVGGKRLFISTTNGTRALQRVEQAPTVITAAIVNRQAAVNYLLKNQPETVWIVGSGWEGSYSLEDTACAGAIAMSLLNQSSDLVGNDEVIAAIALYTQWQDNLLKMFHQCSHGQRLLKLDGDEDLKYCATIDLLDVLPIQKEPGVFIIN from the coding sequence GTGAAACTGTTTGTTTATCATACTCCCGAACTAACTCCTACAGATTGTCTGCCTGATTGTGCAGTTGTGGTTGACGTTCTTCGTGCTACAACTACTATTGCTACCGCTTTAAACGCAGGCGCAGAAGCAGTACAAGCTTTTAAAGATCTAGACGAATTGATGAATAAATCGGCAGCATGGTTACCAGAAAAACGTCTGCGTGCTGGGGAAAGAGGTGGTCAAAAGGTAGAAAATTGCGATTTAGGCAATTCTCCCCTCGATTGCACTCCCAAACTAGTAGGCGGAAAAAGATTATTTATCAGCACTACTAATGGTACTCGCGCTCTTCAAAGAGTTGAACAAGCTCCTACTGTTATTACTGCTGCCATTGTCAATCGTCAAGCTGCGGTTAATTATTTGTTAAAAAATCAGCCAGAAACAGTTTGGATTGTTGGTTCGGGATGGGAAGGTAGTTATTCTTTAGAAGATACTGCTTGTGCAGGTGCGATCGCAATGTCTTTGCTCAACCAATCTTCAGATCTGGTTGGTAATGATGAAGTAATTGCTGCGATCGCACTTTATACCCAATGGCAAGATAATTTGTTAAAAATGTTTCATCAATGTAGTCACGGACAACGTTTATTAAAATTAGATGGTGACGAAGATTTGAAATATTGTGCCACTATTGATCTTTTAGATGTACTTCCAATTCAAAAAGAACCTGGTGTTTTTATTATCAATTGA
- the trxA gene encoding thioredoxin, which yields MAVKKKFSSFQELIENSQVPVLVDFYATWCGPCQMMSPILEQVGGHLRDRLQVVKIDTDKYPALASHYQIQALPTLVLFKNGQPVEKIEGVVQANQLVPYLESLL from the coding sequence ATGGCAGTCAAAAAGAAATTTTCTAGTTTTCAGGAATTAATTGAAAATTCTCAAGTTCCTGTTTTAGTTGATTTTTACGCTACTTGGTGTGGTCCTTGTCAAATGATGAGTCCGATTTTAGAACAAGTCGGCGGACATTTACGCGATCGCTTGCAAGTAGTGAAAATCGATACAGATAAATATCCAGCACTTGCATCCCATTATCAAATTCAGGCACTACCTACTTTAGTACTGTTTAAAAATGGTCAACCAGTCGAAAAAATTGAAGGAGTGGTACAAGCTAATCAATTAGTTCCCTATTTAGAAAGTTTGTTGTAG
- a CDS encoding nuclear transport factor 2 family protein yields MNNSLETEIVEYEARLRQAMLQSDVTALNELLAPELIFTTHLGELVTKKDDLEGHQSGQLAIESLTPLEQTIRLVGYVVIVLARVKIVGTYAGIPSEADLRFTRVWASTSSGSWQVVVAHSSVVA; encoded by the coding sequence ATGAATAATTCTCTAGAAACTGAAATTGTTGAATATGAAGCAAGGTTACGACAAGCAATGCTTCAGTCGGATGTAACAGCACTCAATGAGCTTCTCGCCCCAGAGCTAATTTTTACAACCCATCTCGGTGAGTTAGTAACCAAAAAAGATGATCTTGAAGGACACCAATCAGGACAATTGGCAATTGAGTCACTTACTCCATTAGAGCAAACAATTCGGCTCGTTGGATATGTTGTGATTGTTTTGGCACGAGTTAAGATTGTGGGAACTTATGCTGGTATTCCATCAGAAGCAGATTTGCGATTTACACGAGTATGGGCTTCTACTTCCAGTGGTTCGTGGCAAGTAGTTGTCGCCCATTCTAGCGTCGTGGCATAG
- a CDS encoding iron-containing alcohol dehydrogenase family protein: protein MSKATTNQVNRTTTTYLPLAVAPSQVLRGENCLKESGEAIARLGIRPLIVGGDRTLKIIQPYVDFITKKQQLITSSASYSPDCAESSLQQLQSAVTSHQANLIIGVGGGKALDTAKLLAYQCNLPVVTIPTSAATCAAWTALSNIYTEEGAFQFDVALDRCPDLLILDYGLIRTAPKRTLVAGIGDALAKWYEASVSSGSSSATLTIAAVQQARILRDLLFQKSPAAVANPDSDDWLEVVDATVLLAGVIGGLGGANCRTVAAHAIHNGLTQLRCAHQALHGEKVAYGILVQLRLEEMVQGNQLAVSTRQQLTEFYREIGLPKTLEDLGLSNISLAQLRQAAEYACLPNSDLHRLPFTVSPEELMAAMVSLPKDH, encoded by the coding sequence ATGAGCAAAGCAACTACCAATCAAGTTAATCGTACCACTACAACTTATTTGCCTCTAGCTGTCGCCCCATCCCAAGTATTACGGGGAGAAAATTGTCTCAAAGAATCAGGAGAAGCGATCGCTCGTTTAGGAATTCGTCCTCTCATTGTCGGAGGCGATCGGACTTTAAAAATAATTCAACCCTATGTTGACTTTATTACCAAAAAACAGCAATTAATTACTTCTTCAGCAAGTTATAGTCCTGATTGTGCTGAGTCTTCTTTACAACAACTGCAAAGTGCTGTTACTTCCCATCAAGCCAATTTAATTATTGGCGTTGGTGGTGGTAAAGCCTTAGATACAGCCAAATTATTAGCTTATCAATGTAATCTACCTGTAGTTACTATTCCTACTTCGGCTGCTACTTGTGCAGCTTGGACAGCCTTATCTAATATTTATACCGAAGAGGGTGCTTTTCAATTTGATGTCGCCCTTGACCGCTGTCCCGATTTATTAATCTTAGATTATGGTTTGATTCGTACTGCACCCAAAAGAACTTTAGTAGCTGGAATTGGTGATGCTTTAGCTAAATGGTACGAAGCTTCGGTTAGTAGTGGTAGCTCTTCTGCAACCTTGACTATTGCTGCAGTACAACAAGCAAGAATTCTCCGTGATTTACTGTTTCAAAAATCACCTGCTGCGGTAGCTAATCCTGATAGTGATGATTGGCTTGAAGTAGTCGATGCTACTGTACTTTTGGCTGGCGTAATTGGTGGTTTAGGCGGTGCGAATTGTCGTACTGTCGCTGCTCATGCGATTCACAATGGTTTAACCCAACTTCGGTGCGCTCATCAAGCTTTACACGGTGAAAAAGTAGCTTATGGTATTTTGGTACAGTTGCGTTTAGAAGAAATGGTTCAAGGTAATCAATTAGCTGTTTCTACTCGACAACAATTAACTGAGTTTTATCGTGAAATTGGTTTGCCAAAGACTTTAGAAGATTTAGGCTTGAGTAATATTAGTTTAGCTCAACTTCGTCAGGCAGCCGAATATGCTTGTCTTCCTAATTCTGATCTTCACAGATTACCTTTTACTGTTTCTCCAGAAGAGTTAATGGCTGCAATGGTTTCTTTACCCAAAGATCATTGA